From a region of the Osmia lignaria lignaria isolate PbOS001 chromosome 10, iyOsmLign1, whole genome shotgun sequence genome:
- the Trmt112 gene encoding tRNA methyltransferase subunit 11-2 encodes MKLLTHNMLTSKCLKGVTVGYPLGIVAKDIKVSEVDFNSEFIARIIPKLDWATLWKAAESIGHVGELPQTLIQDFETNEEFLKKVHHVLLEVEVINGDLLCPESGRKFPINDGIPNMLLNEDEV; translated from the exons ATGAAGCTTCTAACACATAATATGTTGACTTCAAAGTGCTTGAAAGGCGTAACTGTTGGTTATCCTTTAGGGATTGTT GCTAAAGATATTAAAGTATCAGAAGTAGATTTTAATTCAGAATTTATTGCAAGGATTATTCCAAAACTTGATTGGGCTACACTTTGGAAAGCTGCAGAAAGT ATAGGTCATGTTGGAGAGTTACCACAAACTTTAATTCAAGACTTTGAAACAAACGAGGAGTTCTTGAAAAAAGTTCACCATGTATTATTGGAAGTAGAAGTTATTAATGGAGACTTACTATGTCCAGAATCTGGTAGAAAATTTCCCATTAATGATGGTATACCAAATATGCTCTTAAATGAGGATGAAGTTTAA